AATTATTAGTTTGACGAGACTCTAGGATAGGACCTCCACCCTCCAACAAAAACAGAGCCATAAAATTGGTTTTCATAAAAGCACCAAACACAAGCAAACACAGAAACGTGAAATTTGATCTCTCTTTTCACATGAACAAAGATAGTACAGGGGAAGGAACAGAGGACAACATGCTTTCACCAAAATATTCGCTCAACAAAGGCAGCAAATTTCCAGCATTCGCGTTTTCTTCATGGACAACACTTGATGCCTTCACCCGTTGACCAACACATGTTTCCTTTCTGCCACTCGGTCCGGCCACATTGTTGTTCCCTAATGGACGTGAACACTGTAAATTAGCATCGTCTGCTCTGATATTTGCCGGATATGCACCACCTGCTACTGGCATGTCCGCTGGGACTGAATTTGCTTGTATGGCCCCACTGGTCATGGAGCAATCTGTCATTAATTTCTTTGCTGGTGGCTGATGCATTGTATTATCAATGCCTGCTTTACGTTTATCTTTGCACACATGAAGATAGATAGAAGGGTTACTCTTGTCACCGATACAAGGTACAAATAAGCTGCGAACGCAAAACTTGCCAATATAAGAGCATCAATGAGTTAGTCGAATCATTTTCCATGCACTCATCCAATATTGTGTCTAAGAAGCGAAAACTATCAGTTGctattattattgttttatactagtGGTTGTCCCATGGAATTAGATTCTAAGCATCCTTATACTCTCTTGCACCATGTTTCTAATGTCAACAATATAGAAGGAGCAAAAACGAAGGAAATCGCTGCCGCCACTTGGGTGAAGTAACATAACCCTCTTCCCCGTGTGTTGACCGAACCCTGATGTCTCTAATGTCAACAATATAGGAGGAGCAAAAATGAAGGAAATCGCCGCCGCCACTTGGATGAAATAACATAACCCTCTCCCCCGTGCGTTAACCGGTGTAAGAGCAAAAAAATCCCCCACCCTGATgtcataataaaaaaaaaatcgaagagAATAGTAAAAGATTCTTACTTGACATTGTAGTCACAACTTTTGCATTACTCGAGACAGTACGTGGCAGTATAGAGAAAATAAAGGGCAACATCTTCAGGCGATAATACAAGCGCAAACCAGCTGCCCGCTGAGAAGTGTGGTGTGTCATCAGTTGAAACTAATTTCACAAAGAAAAACAGAAACATCAACCGTAGTAGCACCCACTCTGCCTTGCGGTTGTATTCTTTTCTAATAAAAATGGTTGGCATATAACCAAACAAACAATGAATAAGCTAAAGAGTTGCATATTGATCTCGCAAATTTAGTTGGGAATGGACTGAGGCCTGTTCTGGATGAGTAgacatgaaaaaaaaaagagtcaaTTCAGAATGTCAATGGCCTTCACATGACGCCATCTCTTgatgaaacaaagaaaaattaCACATAAACACAATTACATAATGTTTTATTAGCCCAAATTATGTTCTCTAAATCTTCAGTTTTGGACTAGATCTCACGATTTTTGGGAAAGTAGGCTTGAGGAATGCAAGGAGAAAATTCTTCTACTACAATCAACCAAGAAAAATGCTTATCATTACCTAAAAAATTTGTTGGCTCAACCTGCTACATACATCTCAAGTGGTTTAAACATGAGCTTCAGAAATTTCAGCAGACCAAATGGCCTTGGTTAAGCCTGTCTATTTGATATGATATGGAAGAAAGGAATTACTTCCAGCTAATATAcataaataataactatagACACTGTCCAACACAAGggacctaaaagaaatttgtcAGTAGCAATAACGTATCACACATGGTCAAACAAACTGTCTTCATAAAAATATGGCTACCAAATCCGAGTGCGTACCTGTGACTATCCTAACCAGTTAACTGCACCAACAATAAAAATACCATAAAACATGTTATGATACAGTCTCAAATTATCAAACAGTCCCTTCAAACTTAAGTTGTTTAAGGTTAAGGTACGTGCTTATATGATGATGGAGGTAGATAGTTTACCACCTGCAAGGGCAATCCACAATTTTACACCAACCGATCTCTCAAATAACCAATTAAAAACAACCCTGTAGTAAAAAGTTCACTCTTGTTTCATCTTTAATTTGTTTCCGACAATCATTTTACATGATAATAGTGGAGTAAAATTAACCATATCTAGCAGATGCAGTCAACATAATATCTTACCATCAGGGCACCGTATACCAACCAGGCTTCATGCCTCTTATTTTCATTCTTTTGCTTCTCAAGTTGCATTTCTGGCTCCAGAAGTCGTAAGTAGGGCTCAAGATTGGGAAGCACAAGCAAACGAACCTAACAGAAGTTCAGACATTGTTAAGCACTCTGACTAATAAAAGACTGAGGCtgcagaaaaagaaaaaagcaaCAGAGAGACAGGAATAGACCACATTAGGTCCAAGGGCTGATAGCCCTTGAATGGCACCATAATGTTGAGGCAAAGCTTTTGATGGGTCCAAAAAAGCATGAAGTAACGTTCTGGTCACACGTGGCTGGAGATTGTGGTAAACATGACCAAATCTGCAAATGCACAGTTACAAGGAATATAAGAGCGTCTTAAGCTAAACTAAGTAAATTAAGATCAGATTTTTCTCCTTAGGACACCTTAAGATCAGATTTTTCTCCTTAGGACACCGCAAGGACATGGAAGCCTTCACCTATAACAGATAGTAAAATATGATAAAACTCGTATTTTTTTCATGTAGTCAACAAAGGCTGGTAAATATGAAGATTCCAACCTCTTGCACATTGAAGCCACCAGGATAGCTGTGAAATTTCTAAGACTCCAGTGGTTGTTGGAAAATTTATTCCTAGCCTTTTTGCAACCAGGCATGTCATCACCGATGGCATCAATTGGTGCAGCTAATGGATAAAAAACGCAGACATAAGGAATAGGCACTTAACGCATGAATTTCAAGCACACTAGCATAAACATTTCAAGATAAAAGCAATTCGCTCAAATGACATCTACCTTTATGTTTCGGGATAATGAAAAAACATTGCGATGAATATCAAGTATGCAAAATGAAATGGTGCAAGAACAGAATGGTAACATCTGAATCAACTATATTATCTTCTCGCCACCAAATTAAACAACTGGTTCTTTTCGcaactaaattaaattagaaGTCAAGTCCCAATGGGCCTAGTATAAAGAAACAAGTTCACCATTCAAACAATTTGTCAAAATTTTGATATCGCATTGGACGATCTCAAATTAATCCGATAGGATTAAAGCGTCTAAGATTTTAATAAACAGAATACAGAGCAAGAGTTCAACTGCATCCAACTGATACAACTACATCATAACACACCACAAAAGTGGGCTAATTCAGGGACTGAATGATTCCACaatacataaatatacaaatgtAAAATGAAGAAAACCTATGACAAGCAATTTCAGAAAACAGGAATGCAAATACACAGATAAGAGGAATTTaccaaaaaaataacaactcaCATATGGCTCGATGAGTATATGTTGATTTCGAAGAAGGCTCCATACAAGGCGCATCAAAGCAAAAAGAATAGAAGAATTGTTCATATTCTGAGAAACCTGTCATGACAGAAGATTGATGGAAACCATCCTGTATCATCGTAAACCAGTCCAGATaagaaaggaaaaaagaagaagaaatcagatatcaCTTATGATAACCTCGTCAGCAACAAAGAATGTAAAGTAAGGCACTAAAGGGTGGAGTCCTGAGTCAGTTGCCAAGCTCACTAATGCTTCTTTGAACAGGGTGGAGTCGGATCTAGGGACAGTAAGCTCAGAAATTTTCTCAAAATAAAGCTGCAGCACCACCCAAAAAACCATTATCTGACAATTAAAATACTTTCTTCGAAGACTGAAGAGAAATGCACAAAACATCATTTCCTTACCTGAACCTCTCGTGAAAGAACGTGCTTGACCGGTAATTTAATGTCTACAGGTAAGCCATCCTCCTTGTAATCGTTCTTTGTGTTATCTGAAGGCATTGCAAGTGCTGCCAAAGATGATTTAAGCAAGTAAACCATAATCATGACAACAGCCGTGGGTCAAATGACATAAAGTGTCCTGCAAGATTTGAATACTAAGCCACCTGCCAAGTTCTTAAACTAATTGGTccagaaaatgagaaaatatcatatatcatcatTCTTACTTCATAAACTGTGAGcaacatatatacatacattgAATAGACATAGGAGGAGGATTTTCAGGAATTGCAGGCTGAACTCCTTCAATAGCCGACCAATGAGTGACTACTGCAGTATCTAGCGGTGCTTTCGCCGGAGGAGCTTCAACTACCTAAAACATATTCACAAAAAACACTACACTCCAATGCTAAAGATTTCAATTAAAATACTATAACGCCAAAAGTCAAAACCACCGTACCTCCTTAAATTCCAGTTCCTTCTCTTCAATATAAAACAAATCCTCGTGTCCAGCAGCCCTCTTGAATCGCGAAGGATCTCCAGAAGCAAACCCATGTATCAGCTGTATTTGTATAAACATCGATATCATTACCAACAACACCCATAACCAAGATTGCTAACCTAAAAACTTATAGACCAGAAAATCACGGAGTGGTTGTATAATTTACAAAATTATCAAATTCAACAAGGTTCGTAACCAAGATTGCTCAGTTTCTAACATAGTAAACCACAACAATTCAAATTGTCATATCATAAAGCTTCATAACAAAGAATCAAAAGTAAGAGGTATCAGCAACTGCATAATAGTAATGCGAATTATTAGAGAGAAAAAATGACCACCTCAACGTTTCTTAAGCCAAGCGCACTATCAATGTCATCTGTTGTTAAAGTAGTTCTTCTCGAATGTCGCATGCATTTGATAGATTCCTGCACCATATTCAGCAAAAAAAGATACGTAAAAGCAGCAGAATCAGAAATTCCAAAACAATAACTGATGCACACCAAAGAAAGCAAATCTATAGGAATTAACAGACCTGCATGATTTCTCGAACTCGAAACTCAACATCAGCAGCAAGAGCTGGAAATACTTCCGGGGATAAATTGGTAATGCCTAGGCTCTGTGCAATCACTTCTATCGATTCTTTTGGTACTATGCTCATTTTCAAGTTCCTAAATTTCCACAAAAATTTCGATTACGAAATCAATAAATAATAAACACACACATATCAGCAAATATCTTTTGTCCAAATCAAACAGAATTTCAGAGTATAGAGAACGTTTAGGCTCTGAAAAACAGGGGAAATAGCTATATTTCAGGGCTTGAGCTTGGCTTCAGATTTCTGATGGATTCGGTTTTCGGGTATCGATTTGGGCCGAATACCAGAATGGGCCGAGTGGCCCATAGATAATAAATTTTCACAACTCGTAAACTCCAATCAAAGCAACGTGGTCATGGGTGATGTTCAAGTAGTATATTGTAAAAATTAGTTTGTTCAGGTTTTGTATAAAAACAAACCGAAccaaaattttaattgatttttcagtttatattatattattaacgAGTTTTGTAACAATCCAATTACACTTTTAACATTTTTTGCAAACTTTAACTCAAATAAACATAACCCTGAAATTTTAGGATTCTTTTTAAACACGACAACCTTATGATATACAAAGATTATTTATACCGCAGCCCTTAAGAATGATAACTAGTAAtttcatttgaaaaaaaaattgccGCAAGAAGTTGTAAGTTCGTATCACAAAAACTAATCAAGCAAATTTTACGATTTTACATGAAAATTTTGCTTCCGTAAACATCAGTAGAAAATTTACCGATTCAGCAAATTAAGTAGATGTCACTAGGGAAAATTGGTTGAACTGGTCGGAGCTTGACCTTGGTCATGCCCGTCTTACCCGTCTCAGACGAGTTTGTCGAATCCCAAGACCTGCCTCGGATCTTCTTGGGACCCGATTGAATGGTAAGCCCTTCCAGCCCATTGCCATCTCTAGTCGCAACAAGTGTGAAAAAACAGTTATACTTCCATTCTCAGTCCAAACCCAGCTGATTGTCATCTCTAGTTGCAACAAATGTTAAAACAGTTTTACTTTCGTTCGATGGACTGGTAAAATGTACCTCATACAACGACCAAGTGCGTAGTGCGTGTGCATAAACTTCCAgctaagaagaagaaattatttgagTTTGAGCTTTTCTGGAAACATCAACTTTTTTAACTCAGCCTTCCCCTAATTTAGGGTCCATGTGTATCTGGATGAATTACAAGACGATACCAATTTTATCACACAGAAACCTCATGActtatcaatatcaatattttGAACTACAATGAGAGCTGCATATTATCAAATAACAAGGAAATATCACAAACCAAATCATGTCACTCAGTGTATGTTGAGTACGAGGCAGGGAAAACTGAAATCCATGAAATGGAAATTACGAGCTTTCGAGCAATATTATGGATCGATCTATGGCACAAAGAGATTTGAAACCTCCAATTTGATCCAGTTTTATATAGATTATTACAAATACTTGACCAGCAAATATATAACAACAATCAAAATAACAATCCCAATAACTGATAAACATAAGCTTAAGCAGGAGCAGCCACCCTTTGTCCGTTTATTCAATCTTGCAAGCATTGTCTGAGCTCGCTGTTCCATTGAAAAAAAAACGAAGAAATGAAAGCAGCTGAATTTgacttacaaaaaaaatttaaaggaaAAGTTGGGTATAATCAGAAGCTTCATGCACAGAAAGTGCTCTCCAGAGTACAAGTCTAAGATGTCAATCAATCATACATCATCACAGCACAGCTTTGACCAACCAAGTTTCTTCTAGAAATGCATTATTTATCTCAGAAAAAACATTTAATTGTCTCAAGCGTGGTATGTCATAATGTGAATCCTTTTGAAAGACGAACTCTTATTACAGTCCACCGCTCTTGTTTTCAATTTAGTGGGAGACTTTCTAGTACATTAATTTCTTATTCTGTTACGGTAAAATTCCAAGAGTCGTTGATGTTGAGTATCATCATCTTCAATATCACTACTGTGCCTTGACGTTTAAAAATAGGCCTGAAATAATCCTAAGGAACATGCCTCAAACTAATACAAGTATACAACTAGGCATAAAGGATTTATCAATTAAGGATATATAAAATGTTTGTAGAAAAATTGTCACCTGTAGTCTGGAGTCCGTAATCTCAACGTGCTCGTCAAGATTATCCTGAGTATCAAAAACAGATAATAAATTAACCGTGATGTTCATAATATGACAAAGTATGTGGACAAGACATGCGGAGGAGAATAAGAGCACTAACTATAAGCCTGGTATGCAGATCTAACTCTTCGTTAACTGCCAAGGCAATATGCTTGGTGCTTAATACTGTCTCCTCCAATTTCTCAAGACCCTCATCTTGTTCTAGAGACgaaaaaacataaaacaaataAAGATGGAAGATAGCAATACTAGACGCTATATCAAGGTAAggaaaaacatgtaaaaataaagattaaAGCCACAGCGACCAGCCTTTCATTATCTGTCTCTGAAGACTGACGATGCCAGAGTTGTCAAGACCAGTTGTTCTAGTCATAGCATCAGCAGGCTTGATTTCCGGCCCAAGCAAGCTGTCTCTAATTACAAAGTTGGACATATTCAACGTTGAAGCCATCTGGTATACTTTTGATCTCAAGTTTGCAGCCATGTCCTTGCGACGATTCATTTCTTTCTCAGTCCTATTAATGAGATCCGGAAGGATAAGCATACACCAAGAAAATGGTCATATAATTTATTTCTCCTCTTGGTGAAGAAAAATAATGCAGCAGGAGACCACGAGCTtagagatattttatttaaataactaACATTTCCCTTTGTATCACTGAGCCACACAAAGAACATTTGAACTTATATGTGAAAAAGGATTAAGAGAAAGGCACCACGATGAATTAAATTCACCAATTATACTAGGGTTAAAGACTTTGCTATTGACTATCTATAGTTTATTTTGCTTCTTTGAGCAGGTATTTACAGATCTGTCTCAATTAAAAAGACTAAGATATAGGCACCACAATGATTCCTGATTCTTATCTAATGGTAACAATTTCCGTAATTTGATAAATTAAGCAGTTCAATTAATATATCTTACAGAGATTGCTTTCCAGGAAACTTTGACAAAAGAGACTGTAAGCTGTCCAGTCTGGTTGCTAATATAGTAATTTTCCTCCGAATTGCAGATGAATGGCGCTGTGCCTCCGGCCCAGTCACTGGCAATGAACTCCTTTCAGATATCATGTTGCTAATATCGTCAGCAAGTTTGACTGCTTCATTATACTCCCTCACCCATGAGTCTCCAGCAGCAGCTGCCATTCCTATGATTAAAAAATACAGAGTTTTCTGCTGATTAGCCGCGTTACTAAGTAATGATCATGTACACTTCATGAGGaaaataattagtatataacCTCAATTCAGTAACATAGATGGCAACGGAGCAGCCAAAAAGGCCTCGAAATGTAAATAAATACCATAAAGttcttatataaattattagATGCATGAGAAGCTGCGTTGAATTTTGAAATTCGACCGATTTTTCATatattcatcattccaaaaatTCGGGATCTCGAAAACAATATGAGTGAGGATATCCTTCAAACCAAAAATCACACAGGAAAATGAGTTATTGTACGCGCGACCGTGAATTGAACTACGTAAACGAAAATTAGGTCGATAAAGATGGCCATCAAAAGCCCAATTGACTGACCGAGGAAGAACGTATGCTTTACTTTTTACCTTTCCAATTGAAATCGCCGATCCGAATTATGGATTGAAAAAGTAATTGCGACACTTTCCAGCGGCAATTGTGACTATTTGTCGTGTCGAAGCAGGGGGCGCCACCAGGTAGCGGCAAGCTTTGTCCGGCCCAATCGTCGTCTCCGTAACGCAAATTCGCACCCGCATAGTTAAATATTTAATCGATTTTGTTTAATAACCGATGACAGCTCTCGTGCTTCCCGACTtttcttctttccttttttaaattaaaaaatgggACCCGGCAACGCCATAAGAGTGTTGATCCGGTCATAACTAACTCTCACCCATAATCGAATCGAGTCagtttgtaaatattttcaatttattcgataaatatttaatttatatttaaatttataaaattcaagTTGAACTTGAATATGTTCTAGTTTTTTTCGAGATGAATTTGagctaaaattattttgttcaatAGTTTTCGAGCCGGTCACGaacattaatattttattaatacaattatatgttaaatatatatacatttcgAGTTTTTCGAATGTTTTGAGCTTTTAATTTTCATTCTCGAAATTTACTATCAGAACAATAATTCGAATAGCTCGAAAATAAGTATAAAGTTTTCTCTTCTATACCGAAttcaagcaaaaaaaaaaataaaaattcgaaTATACTTTATTCGAGTTGAATTCGaaccttaaatttttttattagtatTGGATTCAATTTATTTACAGTCCTTCATCGTCCTCTCCGATCTCCTCATTCCTCAATCAATAATGCCCCTCTCGCGATCTTTTTCTCTCTCTTCTTTCTCAATTATATCGGGCCattaaaatttctaaaatttccattatttttaattttaaaaaatatttctatttgTTAAAATTATATAATGTGATccgttatattatattattttaacaaacatatattattttttatagagCAATTTTTTTGTGAAATCGTCTCACGAATCTATATATCAATGAGATGGATCAACCCAACTTACATTTATCATAAACAATAATagtttgacataaaaataataacttttTCATGACTTGGATCAGGTTgaagatctgtctcataaaactgacttgtgagattgtctcataaaattttttgtatattttttaaatacatatgAAAGAAAATGTCATATTCAAATTTCTCAAATTAGTTTCCGCCTTCATAGAAATTCATATCTACGGTATATtccataaattttttaaaaataaaagtgcatttttaaaatttataaacgTATCTCCAAAATAATATTGAGATATTacataaattttattgaagtttaattttaattgaaaGTCAAATactaatgaaaaataatttccaaattaaaGTGGATGACATCTTCAGATTAGATGAAGAAAATTATActagatgatttttttttatttgtgttGGATATCGTAGAACCAATATGTAATCTGAAAATAATTGagttatttttaaagatttaagACTGACAcgttagggttttttttttaaaaaaaataataataatagtgacACGTTAGGGATCAAATGCTGCCCTTTAcaattatatatgtgtgtgacaaattgcaaaaaaataaaaataaaaattgtaataATAGATAATTGATTGCTAGAATATGTCATTGATTTGTTAATAAattattgtaattttttattatgtaCAAAGCCTCTCTTATAacttgagtaggtctcttgtgagacggtctcacgaatctttatctgtgagacgggtcaaccctaccaatattcacaataaaaagtaatactcttagcataaaaagtaataatttttcatggatgacccaaataggagattcatctcacaaaatacgactcgtgagaccgtctcacacaaatttttatcatcTTATGAATAAGGCTGTTTGATCGATATTATTCATTATATTATctcatatattattatattctttCTTTTTATCTCGTTTTCTGTTAATTTATAACATGTTATCAGTACGAGTgttctttaaaatataaattcataaataattttattattagttTTTGTGTGTATACTGTcgaaaaaacataatatttagaTTTTATATTGATGTTCTCGGAACAtcacaaattttaattttatatcaatACTTTTAGTTTTATGTTAATGCTCTTGAAGTATATATTATTTAGATTTAATATTGATGTTCTTGAAGtaaaaaattagttttataTTTATGCTTTTAATTTTATACTAATGCTCTTGAAATGACACAATATCTAGATTTAATATAAATGCTCTTGAAATAACACAAGTTCTATATTTATATTGATGCTATTGAATAAGAAcgttttttaagttttatgttGTTGTTCTTGAAATAGCACAACACGATTTTATGTTGATATTATTGAAAGATCtgtgaaaaaaatataaaactatAAGATTTATCAATATTTTCGACGAATATTGATCAATGTTCTACATTCTATCAACATTATTCATATCTTTCGAGATttgtaaaaattattaaaaaatatatgataatataatatataagatTCATATCAATATATTGCTAAAAATTGTGACTAAATCCATGCTTAgataaattaattcattatttatgATCATAGATTTGCCGAGGTTCAAAATTGCATAGTAAAATCGGAAATATGTATTATTCTTGCATAATTCGTTATGCCATTTAActtgtttattttttatggaCATTGTTGAggtacaataattgtctctAGTGGGTAGAGCGATCAAACCATTACTTTTGTGTTGTTATACAGTTTAAATGATTTGAGTTACACAATTACCACCAACTATAACATTTGATAAAGTGGCAAGCAATAATTCCAACAATTGGTCTCAGAAGCGAGGCATGAGTTGAAGTATCTCGAGAAGCAGTATTTATATACTTCTTGAGGGATGTTGGGTTAAGTGTGTATAACTGAGAGTAGTACTAGCATGAATGACCTCCTAAGAAATTCTCGTGCGTTAAGAAGCTGACGTTGTACCGCTTGATCTGATTGGCTAGGTGAACCGTAAAAGAATAACATCTGCTCTTAACGGGTAATAATGTCTCTATTGGTGGCAGGACTGAGGTAGGAAAATAGTAAGACTGATATCTAAGAGGTGTGAGACTGCACCAGTAGGTAGACACACCTCTCCGGACTCATAAGCCTAACAACCAGACCAATTAGCTCTCAAGCAAGTATATTATACACTGtcacaaatataaaaaaataaagttataaTTTGACTAACAACTATAATTTTTAGCTTAATAAAAACAACTTCATGTTAACAGAAACTTATTCTTTAATCTTCTACGATGTTCACATCCTCCATTaaagtaatattattttaatctcGACGTTGTGCTTGATAACAAATTCTCTCTTTTTTCCTGCATGAACATGTGCCATAGACTTGCAATATTTATTGGCCTACACGATTTTTCAACAATCGATTTGTATATAATTGTATGACATTTTCATTATCTTTATTTTGTTGCTTAAATTATATGTGCACTTGTCTTTCTTGAGATTCAATATTATTGTTTAATAATTAACCTGTTTTTTTCCCGTATACACCAAATTTCAAAAGCAATATCATACTAATTTGTTTATTCTCTATGCTCAAATGGAATTATTATTTGAGCTACGAAAGGTCAAGATTGTTTAACGAAATTGGTAATATGTGGTTGTTCTTGAATATAATTAAGTTATAACTTGTttaattatgaaatatttttagatTAATGATGGAATACAAGAGAAATGTTTAGAAGACAATGACACAATTCACACAATCTTTTAaagtaataaatattttttggaaTCAACATTGGCCTAAAATAATGTTATAACAATATCTGATGAATAAAAAATTGTTGAAGATCGTGGAAAAGcaaaaatcattttatcaaatgAGACAATcgtataaattgaaaatatactTTATGCTAGCAAatctaatagaaatttttttagttttaaaGACATCAATATCATTTTGAAACATTGTATGGAAATAACTTTGAATATATTTGTATTACATATATTATATCCTGCCAGAAACATATAAAAGAAAGATTATGTGTACTTCATTCTGAGATGTACAAcacaataataaaattaattgaGGCATACACGGTCACGGTTGATTTCATCCTACATGTAGGGACACTACCCCATGATAGAATCAATGTCCCAAATTTAGCCACATATACATGAggtccactaatttttttaaaatcacatatatGCAGTGAATCTTATCCATCCAAACCATGTGGGGGGAAACTAGCATCGAAGCAACCCACGGTCACAAACCAAAGGTTTGGTGGCAACAAAAGTTACTTATTATGGCATGAGTTACTTGGTCACACTGAGACAAAATTGATGCGtagaataataaataatattctttgacatcttttaaaaacttgaaaattattttacataataaatttttatgactttttcACAATACAAATTAATCATAAGATTTTCCAACAAAGGTGGTTGTTGAAATTCCAACTTATTGGAGAGAATTTATGAGGATATTTATGGTCCGATATACCCACAATCAAGGACGGAGCTACACTCTTATATACCCGGACTTAAGTCCAGGTGacgcaatttttttaaaaaaatttatatgtaactTTTGTATAATAttggaataatatgatattagttcgggtagatcaatttaaaatattaaaagattgtagagtttaaaattttagtccGGACATAACCATATTTCTGGTTCC
This window of the Primulina tabacum isolate GXHZ01 chromosome 4, ASM2559414v2, whole genome shotgun sequence genome carries:
- the LOC142542758 gene encoding syntaxin-52-like; protein product: MAAAAGDSWVREYNEAVKLADDISNMISERSSLPVTGPEAQRHSSAIRRKITILATRLDSLQSLLSKFPGKQSLTEKEMNRRKDMAANLRSKVYQMASTLNMSNFVIRDSLLGPEIKPADAMTRTTGLDNSGIVSLQRQIMKEQDEGLEKLEETVLSTKHIALAVNEELDLHTRLIDNLDEHVEITDSRLQRAQTMLARLNKRTKGGCSCLSLCLSVIGIVILIVVIYLLVKYL